A genomic window from Triplophysa rosa unplaced genomic scaffold, Trosa_1v2 scaffold433, whole genome shotgun sequence includes:
- the LOC130550811 gene encoding structural maintenance of chromosomes protein 5-like, whose protein sequence is MLMYALSICTSCPLTFTEEEVPLIRQWWCINLMERFCLEGHGQRFAYWTEEASQLLQGIVEPVFRVSKFTTTKLSPSRRVVDDKDIDKVQQPTIVRDLNTAWYWVQNHRHLFRGEVTEPAFLQMNRGDQQNAIKNLLGGQFSEAKDAFLFIFHYQEDMETFLSYCVDDQGLKVNAMFYKEKCSV, encoded by the exons ATGCTGATG tatgCTCTCAGCATCTGCACATCATGTCCCTTAACATTCACAGAG gaggAGGTGCCATTGATTCGCCAGTGGTGGTGCATTAACCTCATGGAAAGATTTTGCCTAGAAGG gCATGGACAGAGGTTTGCATACTGGACCGAAGAAGCATCCCAACTCCTTCAGGGGATCGTTGAGCCTGTGTTTAGGGTGTCGAAATTCACCACCACCAAACTGTCACCCAGCAGAAGAGTTGTGGATGACAAGGACATTGATAAG GTGCAGCAGCCAACCATTGTCCGAGACCTAAATACAGCGTGGTACTGGGTACAGAATCACAGACACTTATTCCGTGGGGAGGTGACAGAGCCTGCCTTTTTGCAGATGAACAGGGGTGATCAACAAAATGCCATCAAGAACCTCTTGGGGGGTCAATTCTCTGAGGCGAAGGAtgcctttttgtttatatttcattaccaagaagacatggaaacatttttgtcgTACTGTGTTGATGACCAAGGCCTAAAGGTCAATGCTATGTTCTACAAAGAGAAAtgtagtgtgtga